In Helianthus annuus cultivar XRQ/B chromosome 3, HanXRQr2.0-SUNRISE, whole genome shotgun sequence, a single window of DNA contains:
- the LOC110928817 gene encoding ankyrin repeat-containing protein At5g02620 encodes MNVIVAKDEDEGTNAELYNALSRGEDMKVFEICRGLTNGPFHTLTIHNDTIFHMASFNKRNNLVVALLRSLHESQFEKLTWINSSGNTILHETTTNNGTVEAAREMLCRAPSLLMMTNKLGETPLFHAARHGKTKIFKFLSDEVEKAVQKGADLEMFLLRNDKSTILHVAILSQNFDLAVFITRRYPRLVAVKDGDGLTGLQLLACNPSAFDNGVGHSFLKRQIYKYIDCSPEKRSRVPMFEEIQKRKQRCESAKDLARILVEKDKSWKATKSRLDKSRAKFHKYEGRASALEKRDVASAPDTPLLLATKSGCTEIVKEILKVYPQAVEHIDGDGRNILHVAIKYRRLEIIDTVINMAHSIRRLRGKIDKKGYSLLHMFSVQAKDSKPEDDIRNPALILRDDLILFERISKVCTTSARLQLNFNEETAEQMLLEKTTQLRVDAKEWMKNTAENCSIVAVLIATVAFAAAYTVPGGPNQETGYPLLKNKPFFIVFALADALSLTFSLTSVIVFLSILTSSFRLNDFRYSLHNKLLLGLTVLILSVSMMMVAFAATLILTISSGQNWTNVFLYIISFFPVTVYGYSYIHLYKLLINAFCEKMWMLKEAIFPPCVNVAPPQADFTRLPTASSIP; translated from the exons ATGAATGTCATTGTAGCTAAAGACGAAGATGAGGGGACTAACGCGGAGCTATATAACGCTCTGTCACGAGGAGAAGATATGAAGGTATTTGAGATATGCCGTGGCTTAACAAACGGCCCATTTCATACTCTAACCATACATAATGACACAATTTTTCATATGGCGAGTTTCAATAAGCGTAACAACCTTGTTGTCGCCCTACTACGTTCCTTACATGAAAGCCAATTCGAAAAACTCACATGGATAAATAGTAGTGGAAACACCATACTTCACGAAACAACCACCAACAATGGGACTGTGGAGGCAGCTAGGGAGATGTTGTGCAGGGCTCCTTCTTTACTCATGATGACCAACAAGTTGGGAGAGACCCCTCTCTTCCATGCAGCCCGCCATGGAAAGACCAAAATTTTCAAATTCCTCAGTGATGAAGTGGAAAAGGCAGTTCAAAAAGGAGCAGATTTAGAGATGTTTCTTCTAAGAAATGATAAATCTACCATACTACATGTAGCCATCCTCAGCCAGAACTTTG ATCTGGCCGTTTTTATAACTCGAAGATATCCAAGATTGGTTGCGGTGAAAGATGGAGATGGGTTGACGGGTCTTCAACTTCTAGCATGTAATCCTTCCGCATTTGATAATGGAGTTGGACACAGTTTCTTGAAGAGGCAAATATACAAGT ACATTGATTGTAGTCCAGAGAAACGCAGTAGGGTGCCAATGTTTGAAGAAATTCAAAAGAGAAAGCAACGATGTGAATCAGCAAAGGACCTTGCAAGGATACTGGTTGAAAAAGACAAGTCTTGGAAAGCAACGAAATCCAGATTAGACAAGAGTAGAGCTAAATTCCACAAATACGAAGGGAGGGCTAGTGCATTGGAAAAAAGAGACGTTGCATCTGCCCCCGACACTCCATTGTTGTTGGCAACAAAAAGTGGTTGTACTGAGATTGTTAAGGAAATACTAAAGGTCTACCCTCAGGCGGTAGAGCACATTGATGGGGACGGTCGCAACATTCTACATGTTGCTATTAAATACCGTAGATTGGAGATCATTGATACTGTAATCAATATGGCACATTCTATCAGGAGACTAAGAGGAAAGATAGACAAAAAAGGATACTCGCTACTGCACATGTTTAGTGTACAAGCTAAAGATAGCAAACCTGAAGACGACATCAGGAACCCAGCTTTAATATTGAGAGATGATTTGATTTTGTTTGAG AGAATAAGTAAAGTATGCACAACGTCAGCCAGACTGCAACTAAATTTTAATGAGGAGACTGCTGAACAAATGCTTCTTGAGAAAACTACACAGCTACGGGTTGATGCCAAAGAATGGATGAAGAACACAGCTGAGAATTGCTCCATTGTTGCTGTTCTTATAGCCACTGTTGCCTTTGCCGCAGCATACACTGTCCCTGGAGGTCCAAATCAAGAAACGGGATATCCACTTCTAAAAAACAAACCATTTTTTATTGTCTTTGCTCTAGCCGATGCGCTTTCCCTCACATTCTCTTTGACATCCGTTATCGTATTCCTTTCAATCCTCACATCTTCATTTCGTTTAAATGACTTTCGTTACTCTCTTCATAATAAGCTACTGCTAGGCCTCACTGTGTTGATACTCTCTGTCTCAATGATGATGGTAGCATTTGCAGCCACTCTTATACTAACCATTAGCAGCGGCCAGAATTGGACAAATGTTTTCTTATACATAATATCATTCTTCCCGGTTACTGTATATGGATATTCCTATATACATCTTTACAAACTACTCATCAACGCGTTTTGCGAAAAAATGTGGATGCTTAAAGAAGCCATATTTCCTCCTTGTGTTAATGTTGCACCACCTCAAGCAGATTTCACAAGATTGCCCACCGCTAGTTCAATCCCGTAA